A window from Hemicordylus capensis ecotype Gifberg chromosome 2, rHemCap1.1.pri, whole genome shotgun sequence encodes these proteins:
- the LOC128343593 gene encoding uncharacterized protein LOC128343593 → MENGLLTGNTPLPPHSFPMSVKKEKAREKTNFKRCRDCCGKIPSKDRHELCLFCLGDAHNTSSCSVCSTFNKQTLKNRAARHKVVLLKQALQPKRRETSESRPAGMQYKVSEAASTLTSEAVGATTAKRVAKPASASKVLASTSTEAFRKPESTLTTLKRKGSAPMPEPQAKKMKKHKRKDTGTGSEHTSSPAGLQTYRSPRRQAASLSPAPMPSQSPSMSMERVKKQAKNSSASRQTSSEPIEFSVDI, encoded by the coding sequence ATGGAAAATGGACTTCTCACTGGTaatacccccctcccccctcataGCTTTCCTATGAGTGTGAAGAAGGAAAAGGCGAGGGAAAAGaccaactttaaaaggtgccgcgATTGCTGCGGAAAGATCCCTTCCAAGGACAGGCATGAACTCTGCCTATTCTGTTTAGGAGACGCCCATAATACTTCGAGTTGCTCTGTCTGCTCTACCTTCAACAAGCAGACGCTTAAGAACCGTGCAGCCCGCCATAAAGTGGTGTTGCTGAAGCAGGCATTACAGCCTAAACGCCGAGAGACCTCTGAGTCGAGACCTGCAGGTATGCAGTATAAAGTCTCGGAGGCAGCGTCCACCTTGACGTCGGAGGCTGTCGGAGCCACCACAGCAAAGAGAGTGGCAAAACCTGCCTCGGCCTCGAAGGTATTGGCTTCAACTTCGACAGAAGCCTTTAGAAAGCCAGAGAGCACTCTGACGACGTTGAAGAGAAAGGGCTCGGCACCGATGCCGGAACCCCAGGCAAAGAAGATGAAAAAACACAAGAGGAAGGACACAGGGACTGGATCCGAACACACATCGTCCCCTGCGGGTCTACAGACCTATCGGAGCCCTCGGCGTCAAGCAGCTTCGCTTTCCCCGGCACCGATGCCAAGTCAATCTCCTTCAATGTCGATGGAAAGAGTGAAGAAGCAAGCCAAAAACAGCTCGGCATCGAGGCAGACTTCATCGGAGCCTATCGAATTCAGTGTCGACATCTAG